Below is a window of Mucilaginibacter sp. PAMC 26640 DNA.
TATTTCCATCGGTCAGACAGTATGACTTAAACATCCGCCTTTTTCAAATGGTATTGGTACATAGACTCTGTCGGGTCCAATACCCTTAATTATTATCTCTCCACCCAGAATTCTTGCTTATTTTTTGTAGTATTTAAGTAATAGGTATATTTACTTTCAATACGTATTTGATTACACCGAATTGCCCTAAACCTTATATTAGTAAGATTGAATTTTCAACGTAAATTAATAGGCGGGGCAACGAAAATCCGAAAACAATCTCAATGAGCTGATGTTTTATAAGAAGCAGTTAACCTCAACTTCGAATTACTTCAATCCCACGTTATGGACGAAAAACCATTACTCTCTGACTTTTCTGAAGCGGAACGTAACGCATTAGAAGACCTGATGCCTGATGAAATGAGCGAGATCATAACGTCTGGTATTAGGCGCAGGCATTTCTTAAAGCTCTTTGCAGTAACCGGGACCAGTGTATTGGCCGCGCATCTGTTGGGCATAGAACAGTTAATGGCTCGCAGCATGCCGATTGAGCAGCGGGCGCCAATGTTAATTGAGAACGGAATTGAGTTAACATTTAAAGTTAACGGAAGTACGCAGCAACTAACGGTTGATTCACGTATGACATTGCTGGATACGTTACGTGAACGACTTAACTTAACTGGTTCAAAAAAAGGTTGTGATCATGGGCAGTGCGGCGCGTGTACGGTGCTGGTGGATGACAAACGTGTATTGTCCTGTTTGACACTTGCCGCAACTTGTGAGGATAAAAAAATCACCACGATAGAGGGGCTCGCAATCGGCAATGAATTGCATCCTATGCAAACGTCCTTTATCAAGCATGATGGCTTTCAATGCGGATACTGCACCCCGGGGCAAATCTGCTCAGCAGTTGCCTTAATGGATGAAGCAAAAAATGGCGATGCCAGTTATGTAACTGCTAATGTTCGGCAGAAACGCCAATCAGTTGACCTATCAGACCAAGAAATAAGAGAGCGCATGTCTGGGAATATATGCCGGTGCGGTGCTTATCCAAATATTGTAGATGCCATTCGGGAAGTGCACGGGGATAAAGCCGTAGCGCAGATTTGGCAGTTTGCCGACGGAACAATTTAGATCGTACCTTTTTATCACTCCATTAAGCGTCTATTATGAGACCATTTAAATACTCAACTGCATCCGATCCGGCTACGGCGATAGGGATCGTATCTGCTAAGACAACCGCGAAGTATCTTGGTGGGGGAACCAACATCCTCGACCTGATGAAGGAAGATGTGATGCACCCTACCGAATTGGTTGACGTGACGCGGCTTAAATTTGCAAAGATTGAAAAGAAAGCAGACGGCGTTTCCATCGGAGCGACTGCCACCAACTCATTTACTGCGAATAACGATCTTATACGGGAAAATTACCCTTTGCTATCCATGGCAATATTGGCTGGTGCCAGTGCACAGATACGCAATATGGCCACTAATGGCGGTAACCTCAATCAACGCACGCGATGCACTTATTTTTATGACGTGAATATGCCGTGTAATAAACGCGAGCCGGGAACCGGCTGCGGCGCTTTAAATGGCGTGAATAAAAACCATGCTATTTTTGGCTGGTCGGAAAAATGTGTGGCTACTTATCCTTCGGACATGGCGGTGGCCCTGGCTGCCCTTGATGCAATTGTGCAAGTGGGTGGCCCGAATAATACAAGCCGTAGTATTCCTTTTGCAGAGTACCACCGGCTTCCGGGCGAGCATCCCGAAATAGACAATAATCTAAAGCCGGGAGAGTTCATCACCGCTATCGACTTGCCCGCGAACCGGCTAGCTGAAAAATCATACTATTTAAAAATTCGTGAACGATCATCCTACGCCTTTGCACTGGTTTCTGTTGCAGCAGCTCTGCAAACAGAGGGTAACCGGATAAGTGATATACGCATAGCGCTCGGAGGCGTAGCTCATAAACCTTGGCGCGCAACCATTGCTGAGAAATGGCTTATTGGGAAACAAGCTACACAAGCCAACTTTAGGGCGGCAGCAGCTGCTGAACTAAAAAATGCAAAACCTCTGCAGCATAACAAATATAAGGTAGGCCTCACTGCTAATGCGATCGTTCGTGCCCTGGAAGGAGCAATGCAGGGAGGGGTGTACGGAGTAATGGAAGCTGATTCAATCACCACTAGTAAAAATTAAGCTTATGAGCGAAACTGGTAAACCAATTAGCCGCATTGATGGCCGCATGAAGGTAAGTGGCAAAGCAACCTACGCCGCAGAAAATAACCTTCCGAACATGGCCTATGCCTTTCCTGTGCGCGCGACTATCGCAAGAGGTAAGATTGCATCGATTGACGACGCACTTGCTATGAAAGAACCTGGTGTAATTGCCTTGATCAGTTATAAGAATGCATTTAAATTGAAACCGCTCGATATGCAG
It encodes the following:
- a CDS encoding ferredoxin; this encodes MDEKPLLSDFSEAERNALEDLMPDEMSEIITSGIRRRHFLKLFAVTGTSVLAAHLLGIEQLMARSMPIEQRAPMLIENGIELTFKVNGSTQQLTVDSRMTLLDTLRERLNLTGSKKGCDHGQCGACTVLVDDKRVLSCLTLAATCEDKKITTIEGLAIGNELHPMQTSFIKHDGFQCGYCTPGQICSAVALMDEAKNGDASYVTANVRQKRQSVDLSDQEIRERMSGNICRCGAYPNIVDAIREVHGDKAVAQIWQFADGTI
- a CDS encoding FAD-binding molybdopterin dehydrogenase, whose amino-acid sequence is MRPFKYSTASDPATAIGIVSAKTTAKYLGGGTNILDLMKEDVMHPTELVDVTRLKFAKIEKKADGVSIGATATNSFTANNDLIRENYPLLSMAILAGASAQIRNMATNGGNLNQRTRCTYFYDVNMPCNKREPGTGCGALNGVNKNHAIFGWSEKCVATYPSDMAVALAALDAIVQVGGPNNTSRSIPFAEYHRLPGEHPEIDNNLKPGEFITAIDLPANRLAEKSYYLKIRERSSYAFALVSVAAALQTEGNRISDIRIALGGVAHKPWRATIAEKWLIGKQATQANFRAAAAAELKNAKPLQHNKYKVGLTANAIVRALEGAMQGGVYGVMEADSITTSKN